A window of Panicum virgatum strain AP13 chromosome 8K, P.virgatum_v5, whole genome shotgun sequence contains these coding sequences:
- the LOC120645652 gene encoding uncharacterized protein LOC120645652 encodes MGDKADWCDANVRHFIDICKGEIEARNRPSGMFTRNGWKNLRAKYEEKTGLEQTKKQLKNKLDNMKKEYTWFMELKNNATGLGWNEAKQTVDCSKEWWDEHLARCNNANKDDVSSNESSDEDVAEMDGHMEDLAQKGPKGLLLLAELSEQTANIGQMGSQYTEKYLNKGEYRIAPETGLQWVKRCMDRPRYFYKMFRMSPDIFMSLHDLIVSTYGLTSTIHVSSIESLAMFLWIVGGPQAFAQAEDKFTRSLWTVHTKFHEVLNCLRKLTKDNIKPRDPTFSTEHERIKEDHFWPYFKDAIGAIDGSHVKVEVPAEEVVNHTCLHGYTSQNILAICDFDMRFIFAVAGWLGSAHDSRILSHSLENFTSFPVPPKGYLAPFKGTTYHISEFCHHSGHPPQGKYEMFNFLHSSLRNVIERSLGVLKQKWHILKAISSFSTRSQKHIILACMALHNFIRDSKLHDKEFDRCDADEDYLLEETSESEEDACPDSENEDTMNTIRNRIADDLFSARG; translated from the exons ATGGGTGATAAGGCGGATTGGTGTGATGCCAATGTGAGGCATTTCATTGATATATGTAAAGGAGAGATAGAAGCTAGGAATAGGCCTTCGGGAATGTTCACTAGGAATGGATGGAAAAAtcttagagctaagtatgaagAAAAAACTGGGCTGGAACAAACTAAGAAACAATTGAAGAACAAATTAGACAATATGAAAAAGGAATATACTTGGTTTATGGAGTTGAAGAACAATGCCACTGGTCTTGGATGGAATGAGGCAAAGCAAACTGTTGATTgctccaaggaatggtgggatGAGCACCTTGCT AGATGCAACAATGCTAATAAAG ATGATGTTTCCTCTAAtgagtcaagtgatgaggatGTGGCTGAG ATGGATGGGCACATGGAAGATTTGGCCCAAAAGGGGCCAAAAGGACTATTGCTTCTAGCTGAACTTTCCGAACAGACTGCAAATATTGGTCAAATGGGGTCCCAGTACACTGAGAAGTATTTGAACAAAGGAGAATATAGGATAGCACCAGAAACTGGACTTCAATGGGTTAAGAGGTGCATGGATCGACCGAGGTACTTTTACAAAATGTTTCGGATGAGCCCTGATATTTTTATGTCACTCCATGACTTGATAGTATCAACGTATGGTCTGACATCAACTATCCATGTTTCATCAATTGAGTCATTGGCGATGTTCTTATGGATTGTTGGAGGGCCCCAAGCTTTTGCACAAGCTGAAGATAAATTTACACGATCTCTTTGGACAGTTCACACCAAGTTTCATGAAGTACTGAATTGTTTGCGCAAGTTAACAAAGGATAACATCAAACCAAGGGACCCTACTTTCAGTACTGAGCATGAAAGGATCAAAGAGGACCATTTCTGGCCTTATTTTAAAGACGCTATTGGAGCTATAGATGGTTCACATGTTAAAGTTGAAGTGCCAGCAGAGGAAGTGGTTAACCATACATGCCTACATGGATATACATCTCAGAACATCTTAGCTATTTGTGACTTCGACATGAGATTTATCTTCGCTGTTGCTGGTTGGCTAGGTTCTGCACATGACTCACGGATCCTCAGTCATTCCTTAGAAAACTTCACTTCTTTTCCTGTGCCTCCTAAag GATACCTTGCCCCTTTCAAAGGAACCACATACCATATTTCAGAATTTTGCCATCATTCTGGGCATCCTCCGCAAGGGAAGTATGAGATGTTCAATTTCTTGCATTCATCCCTTCGAAATGTCATTGAGCGGTCTTTAGGAGTCTTGAAGCAGAAATGGCATATTTTGAAAGCCATCTCTAGTTTCAGTACACGTTCTCAGAAGCACATTATTCTTGCTTGTATGGCATTGCATAATTTCATTCGTGACAGTAAGTTGCATGACAAGGAGTTTGATAGATGTGATGCTGATGAGGACTACCTACTGGAAGAGACATCTGAATCAGAAGAAGATGCTTGTCCAGATAGTGAGAACGAGGATACCATGAATACCATTCGCAATAGGATAGCTGATGATTTGTTTAGTGCGAGAGGGTGA